tctaaaaataaagtattttgttAAGCATTTTTAAATCCAACTTCAAGGTGATCCATTTTCACTAGACATTGCATCTGCTACTACCTGCTGCTTGAGCATAAGTAGCCTCTGAACTTCAACATAAGCTGTCTGAAGAGCTGCACGGGCTTGCAGAAGGTTGTTATCCATGCACTGCAATGATTTGCTTAGTTCTTCCTCCCTTAAAGAAATATGCAGCAGCTGGTCAACCTGAGAACGTTCTGTCAAAAGAAACCATAAGGTTCAGTTTAATACTGGAGACTTCTCATTAATAATACAGTTCCTCAGAAGATGGAACTGCATCAATTGTCTAGGACAGGCCTTTATTTTCTCCCCACTAGGTCACTGGAAGGAGACTCATCAAATTTTACAAATCATGTAGTCAAGCCTGATGCTGTCAGAAACCAAGCCTCATGGTTTCAAGTGTACCACCACATGGTACCAATTTACCAAATCACCATCTTCCACCATGACCCTTCCAAGCAAAATCTCTGCCCCAGGCAAATCAACTCTTGTAGGTTTCATTTCCCATGTTCCTTTATCTACTACCCTCTTCACCCAAGGCTTTGGCTTAGATTGGGCCCCAAACCTGAACTGCTTGCACTCTCTTCCCGATTCATATTTTTCTAGTCTGTTAATTTAAAGTAGTTCTCTTTATTACAAAAGGCATCctgaagaaaatgtagatttaaaACAGTACACTTAAgttactttaaataaaatgttctacTATGTGCACGTATTTGTCATCTTTATGTTTGCCTCTTTCCCATTCAATACTCCAAgacctctcccctaaactccaGACCCACATATCCAACTACCAACTTGATACCTCTACCTAGGTGTCTCTAAAGTCCTTTAACTCAAGGGATCCAAAAGGGAACTCACCATCTTCCTCTATCCTCAACCTGAAACTCTCATGGAATTTTCTAGCTCTACAAATAATGCCATCATCCACCCAACTGCCACAGCCAGAAAATGAGGTCACCCTTGACTCCCACCTTACCTATCACATCCAATCACCGAAAGTTCATCCAATCACTTCCTGCACTAGCCTTTATACCCTAACGGTGTTAGAGTCAGTGTAAGGCAAGAGTCATAGAAGCATATCAGTCAGGGAGCCACACTAACAACTTCTCTACTTAACTCACATGAGGAGAGCAACCAAGATGCCTCAAAAATGGAAAGTGAGAGAAATGGCTATAAATGACCAAGAGGGATAAAATTTTTACTAAATGTCCTATTCCTCTTCACCCCACTGAAAAGGCCCAGTGACACTTTCTAGCTATACACTGAATTCAGTTTGTCCAAGATATATATTAACTTTAGCTTTCAGGTCTAGGTGGCATCATATATTTCTTCTACAGCTGCAACTGGATAGTAGGAAATCAAACTTTTTCTATGCCCTTAAGCAAGAtgacaaaaatatcaaatataaataaatgggcatTCCATGTTTGATAAGCTACACTCTGTATCAAGTTGTAAAAAGGCTGAATTGTTGTAAGAACAATTTCTTTCTGCCAGAATATTCTATACTatacctttctttcctttaatcttccttcttttattttttctctcaagacttgGGAGTTCAGGAGAAGATCCATCCTaaggagataaagaaaattgaataaTGTTAACTATGTAAAGGCCATTAtccaggaggggaaaaaaagaaccagtTCTAAGATAGTCATACATTATTCGTCATTATTGCTACCATCTCTAACAGGGCAGTAGGAGTCTCATGAACATGGTATGAACTCATATTAGTCGAATGAAtgtatctgattaaaaaaaaaatacaatccaAGGTCAAGTACCTCCCTAGCAACCTAGAGGGATGCTAATCCCACAGGGCTTAGGCAAAGCATATCACCTTGGTAAAAGCTAATAATACATGTATCTGATTTCATAGTTTCTACTTTAGAATTCAGCAAGAAAATCTTTACAACCAAAAACTCAACAGCCTGAGACAAGCCCCAAGACATTAGCTTTGTCATAAGACAATCTCTCATCCAATAATATCCACTACAGCATCTAGCTCAAAGGAGCAGAGCTGGAATAACTACTTTGTTATATTGTCCCAATATTAAAGGAAACAGCCCATTTTCACAGTGACAGATTCCAGACTATATTACCACCAGCAACTCTTTCTTTTCAGAAAGGGTTCCTGAAAGGGTTAGGCAATATTAACATCAGAGGTGCCAAAAGAGAAGTATCAGTGAAGTAATGGATTCTAAAAAGACCAGGCTGGGTAACTTAAGTACAAAAGATAGAGTAACAGAGACTAAGACTATGCTCATGTAGATGTACTCTCATAGTATAAAACTACCTTAGTGTTAAGCCTAGTAGTCCTGGGTCCGACAAGCACACATGCCCTACAAATACAACACTAGAGTACCTTTCTTCAGCAGTACAGAATGCATCATGAAAACAGATAAAGTTACAGCTGAAGATGTGGCTCATTCCTTGGTCAGGTGATACAAAGAATCATTGGCTTAGATACTAGTTTTAGAGATGACTTCATATTTTCCTAGTACTATACATTCATATTCAATTACATCTAACTTACTAGAGTTACTCAGTTAAAGAATCCAGTAGGATAAGAATATGAAAGTAAGAGTAAGCTTCAGAAATCTTTTATTCCAGAGTAGGGAGAACCACAACCCCAGATacccaagaaaaattaaacagttaAGTCTTTCTAATTAAGGCCAAGTCACCACATGAAATGTTCTACAAAAAGCACAGGAATCATACTCACTCCAGTGGCTCTTCGTTTCTTTCTAATATTCTGGACATCATTTTGTTCAGCACCAGAAGTACAGCTACTGTCTGTGGCTGCATCTGTCAAACTGGAGATTGCAAGGGCTAAGGATGCATTTGATGATAAAGAGTTTCCTTCTCCATTACTCTCCTGGGCATTGTGACTCTCTGAAAGTGGTGTAGAGCTCTCCTGGCTGTGCAGGTCTTTTGCCAAATGCATCAAAGGTATCGTATGGTCAGATGATAATTGAGCACTATGTCGCCTTCGAGTAGCAACATTTTCAGCTCTTTCACCTGTTCTTAGGGAGGCAGCTAGAGGTGTCATTTCCTGCTTAAGGCCCATGGTTGTTTTTTGACTCTGTGCAGACCTCAATGAGTTATTAGGTGAAAATATCTGCTGGGGCTCATTTTCTTTGCCTGTAGCTTCCTCACTGAAGAAGCTAAACACAGAAGGAGCCCTGTCCATGATCACACTGCTCTCTGAAAGGCTTCGCTTCCTTGCCAACCCAggggatgaagaaatggaaacaccTTCCCACTGGAATCCTTCTAGACTGGACAGATCAGGCTCCCCATCCAAATCCAAGACCTCTTGTTCATTTTGAACTAGAGGCACCATTTCGATGCCAAACCtcgagaaagaaagaaaaggaaaaataattaatcaGACATGGTTGGGAGAGGGGGCACCACTTAATGTGCCAGACTCTGTTAAGCACTGAGGTTACAAATATAAATAGATggtttctgccctcaaggagcattAAGAGTTCTAAACATAAAGCAGGTTAACTCTATTGTAAGTATTATAATGTAACAAGTACCAAATTAGATATTTGTATACAGCTATATACAAAAGGAGGGAATAAAAACTGAGGGTTTTATTTAATATGGAACTCTAAATCAACAATAAATACGTAATTTTTaacagcaaacaaataaaaaataaacaaaaatgtttattaagcatttacaaGCAGCAGACACCATGCTAAGAACTTTATAATCTCAATGATACTCACaagttacaggaaaagaaaagggggcaCAATAAGTATGTTACTTCGACAAGGATAGAAATTTAAGCCTAGAGGGCTATGTAATTATAAAGCAGGATGATTTTCAAGTAGCAAACCTATGCTGAATGCTGCTTTACCATTCAGAAAAGTTTAGTGCCTCAACATAAGATGAATAGCCAAACTATTACACAAGTACTTAGGAGAAAGTATTTTGTGATCACAAATACAAATGCCCAGAGCAAATACAGAAGGATAACCATCCACACGTTCTAAGTAAAAGGTAATGAGAACAGTTATACCTAAAAGATGTACCACTCATTAAGatctatagatagatacagaGCTATAGATTGACTTTTTTTATGCTGTCACTTTATGGCCCCTATCACCAAAGTGCTAGATTTCTAAGTTTTTTCCTTGTCCCTACTTCATTTCTCAGAAGGAGGTGTGCTTCTTTTTAACCTGAACTCCCTGCTAGGAAACACTTTATTCCATTGGTTATAGAGTAGGCAAGTAGTCACTCCTGGATATTTAAACCAGACATCTACAACGTATATTTTTTGCagacatttaattaaatttaacaagGAGAATTCTCTTGACCAGAGTCAAAGGGtaagtttaaaggaaaaaaagggaaatggatACTGAAAAGAGGCACACACCTGGGTAAGCCTTTGCCTAGCTCTTGCTTTTTCTTGGTTACTTGCTGAATGACCTGTTCCCAGTTGACATTTCTCCGAGATGCATTTAGAATCTGCCGGAGGGTTGGCTTGAGCCCAGActccttctctgtctcactcTTTCGATGACCACTGATATTGCGGATGCGGCGAGCACTATTGAGGTTTGGCTCAGGAAGGTGTGCTCCAGTTTTGCTCTTCAAGCTAATGTGACGGGTTAGATCTCTCTGGAGTGAGGCAGGAAAGCCAAGCTTACTTAGTTCAGGCAGGAGAGGGCCTGAGGGCTGACCTATATCGTTTTTTTGAAGCTCAGCATCCAAGCTAGTAGTCTCAAAGCCTTCTGTTTCATAAGATACATGAGATTTAACAGGGTCATCAACCTGTGCATCTTCTAGAGAGGTTTTCAAATCTAGCAGTAAGTCAGAGTGTGGGCTGGCTACAGATGTCATTTGTAACTCAGATTCCTTCTGGTGAACTGTTGAGTTACATGGGGAAGTCGATGGTTTTCTAGATGTTTTCAGGTTTTGGTCATCCCCCCTTTTCTCATCAGCAGCATGAGTACTGCAGGATAAAACTTCTGTAGTTGCAGAACCCAGGGTTCCAATTTTTGTTCCATCCTTTTCTGCATCAGATATCTCTCCATCACTTTCATCTTCTAATGCGTCTACTTGAAACTCAATCTTCAAAGATCCTTTTTCAGACTCTTCTACATTCCTACTTGCTTTTGCATAATTCCTGGTCCTTTTAGAAGCGCTAAGAAGTGGATTTTGCAATGACTCATTACACTCTAGCACATCTTTGGCTTTTTGTAACGTATCACTTAAATTTTCATCAGGTTCCCTGTGAGTTCCAAATGTACTTTTATGCCCTTTTAAAACACGAGGACCTGAATTTCGCAATTTGGATATGTAAGAACCCTTATTATTTTCCACTGTGGGTTTGTTCAAGGGGTTTGAGTGttctccaggaaaaaaagaattcgTTTTGGTGTTTTTTGAGGGATTCTTTGAATCTTGCTTTTGAGGAGCTGATTTAGTGATTGGAATTGGAAGGAGTGGGGATTTTAGCAATGGCATCTTATTTAAGGTATGCTCTTGTTCAGGTTTTTCTACAATGGGGCCCTCTCTCACTACCTCATAGGAAGCAGTGCAGTCAGAAGTGGCTTTATGATTAAGAGATCTagtatgtgtttctttttgtgttttcagtgttggagaattatttctttcatcagtttgggGCTCTTGTATTCCTGTGGTTATCAAGCTAAAATCATTATCTATCGTTTCCAACTTGTTACCAGTGACTTCTTTCACTCCCGATTGTAAATCCAGAGTCTTCTGGGAGGGGTAAGGAGTCCAGCGACGGAGCTTTTCCCTTGCCACACTGCTATTCTTCCCACCAATTTTGGAAGCTAAGGTATCTGTTTGTTTAGTGGCTTGGCTTTCCAGATGCTCAAAATTGAAGTCAAGTAAGCCCTCTGAAGAAAACTTATCACTTGTAAATCCTTCAGAAGGACCTCTGTATGTGGCGACTGCACCAACTTTGTCATTTTCTTGCCGCTGCCACTTATATCTCTCTTGATTATATTTGTTTGACTTAGATTTCTTGTTCCATAGCATAGTCACATCTTCCATTTGACAGTTAGAATTTCTGTTTCTGCTTGGTTGAAATTTGTCTCCGGGGCCACTGTAATTCCAACTATTTGTGCTACGTACACTGGATTTCCAGTTTCCGTTACTGCTGTTCATATGCCGACTGGAAAAGCCACCTGTTCCTTCAGAATGCCAACTGGAATTCCTTCCTGTACCATTATGATTCCAATCTACCATTCCACTATTTGAATGCCAACCACCTCCAGAATTACTATGGTTGTGAAACCAAGTTGAGGAGCCTCCTGCAACACCCTTATGCCACCCAGAACATCCTCTTGATCCACCACTACTCCTCGAAGAATGTGGGAAGCTGTTTTTCCTAGTATTATTATAGCCATCTTTCTCCCATTTCCGGTCCCGCTGAGGAGGTCCACGATGATGCCATGCTGGCTGACTGTAGCTCTCTCTGTCTTGGTAAGGAATTCGGTCTTCTCGTCTCCGTTGGGATCGCCTGTCATCAGAGTTTATTTCTTGGCTGCTATTGGAAGGTTCATCTTGCctggaaaaaaaagtctttcattAGTGATTTAAAAGAGTTCTCCTGGTCCCTCTAAAGGCATAACCCACCAAACTTCCGCTCTGCCTTCCTCCTCTGTTACCTAGAATATGTAACAGAGACTACTTTTATTTCAAATAGTAGATGCTTTCATATCTTTAAATGATATAAACttatatttcacaatttattGATTAGAAATTAACATCTTGTGTCTCCTATCACCCCCCAAATATTAAAAACTTGACACATTTATACTGTCTTCCCTCTCCTGCTCCTGTTTCTCTCGGCATATTCTGGGATTTTGTCCCTATCatccaattattatttttatattatacaattttttgaaaataagaacaaGTATATTTTGTAGCTATGGTTAGTTATCATAGTTAATACAATTTATATTCACCTGCTCTTAATACCATGATTTCTTCAATAGTTGGTTCTTTCTGAAAACCCAGTTTCTTAACCTATTTTAAATGGTAAGATTTTACTTTGCATAATCACTTTCATTAATAAACACTTTATTATTAAGTACACATTCAGTGACTGTTAGTggtaaaagaaaacttttatgtaTAGTTCCTCTTCCTGAAGGGCTTATAATCTAGCTAAGGAAATAAGCAGGGTCACAAACAGGAGTAAAATAGCACGGAAGAAGTAGCACCCACAGTAAGTGCTATAAGGAGCTCCATGAGCTAGAGGTTTTTATAAAGAAGCTACAGCTGTTTCAACTATTCATGTTACACAAGGAGCTCACAGAAACGTGAATAAATTTAAGCAAACATCACAGGAATAGGCGTAAAACCATTTTTCTCTAAAAAGCGCCTATAGTATGCCTAGCTCAGTGCTTAGCATGTGGTATGTGATCAAAAAATTGAATAATACTCATTAAaatgtattgagtacctacttATCATAAGGCATTTAGTGCTAATCACTTTAcacagattatctcatttaattttcacaactctGCAGCAAGTAGCATTATTCCTACtttttagataaggaaactgaggattagagaggttaagtaacttgcctagagCAAGATAGCTAGTTAGTGTTACGGCAGAGATCTGAACCTTGGTGTCTGACTCtagagctcttttttttaaaactgaagtgtagttgatttacaattctgtgttaatttctactatacagcaaagtgattcagttatacacatatatgtatatgtatacaaatatatatatacattctctttcatattcttttccattatggtttatcacaggatactgaatatagttccctgcgctatacagtaggaccttgttgtttatccattctatatataatagtttgcatctgctaaccccaaactcccagttcatccctcccccactctcccctccccgttagcaaccacaagtctgtttagagcccacattcttaaccactagaccttGATAGAATAAAAATCTCAAAGTTTCGGCAGTTGGGTTCCCTCCTTAAATTTTAACTCAGTATTGACTTTAACTGGCTTTAAAAGCTTCGAATGTCTGTAAGATTTTGGACACAAATTGgaatttcctcctttttcacAAGACGGAATTAAAAGTTAATTTACCTAAAAGTTCAAACATCCACTTACATTATGAATTACAACTATTTCTAAACAGGAGACCCTAAGTCCCCAAGTGACAAGTGCTACTACAGAtacttggaagatttttatacCACCAttaaccaaattttttttttgtttctaggcAGTATGAAACTTATGACATCCAAGGAGATCACTGACTTGGCTCTACTAATTATGATCCAGAAATGAGGAGAATTGGGAAATTTAAGTCAGTCACAAAGTAAAATTCCTAGATCATCATGAATTGGCTAGGTCAGGGGGACATGACCTAGTATGTGGGTTTAGCATGCAGCTAAACCCACAGCCCAGAAAGAATAATATAAACTAAAAACctcatgaaggaaaaaagaaaaaaacctcatgaAGAAATAAGTAGATGACTTTATAAATAGGTCACCAAAGAGGCATataaaaatgatcaaagaatAGTATCTACAACATGAATGTCTAATTTACTGAGAAGGTCTTTTACCCTCTGACTTAATGTTTAATCATTTACACAGATAAGCTAATAGTGGCACAAGAGTGTAAGAACAAAAATAGAAGTTAGTCTCCTAGAGGCTCCAACACCCTAAAACAAGAGTAAACTACAGCTATACTGAAAGTAGTGAGAATGTCATTTGAAGGATAAGCAACTAAATAATTTAAGAACCATGTTGCTACGGACACTTTAAAACTAAGAAAGTCTCCTTCAAGGACGTGTTCAAAAAACGTTTAGCATATAGAATAAAAActacttcttttttatatttaaacctctaactgaaaatgaaatacagacCAGGGATAACTAGTATTCAAGAaggatctttaaaatttttataatttgaaattttttttatcatgttcTAGGACTTAAAAAATTAACCTACCTCA
The genomic region above belongs to Phocoena phocoena chromosome 2, mPhoPho1.1, whole genome shotgun sequence and contains:
- the ZNF106 gene encoding zinc finger protein 106 isoform X2; protein product: MARERKCILCHIVYSSKKEMDEHMRSMLHHRELENLKGRQDEPSNSSQEINSDDRRSQRRREDRIPYQDRESYSQPAWHHRGPPQRDRKWEKDGYNNTRKNSFPHSSRSSGGSRGCSGWHKGVAGGSSTWFHNHSNSGGGWHSNSGMVDWNHNGTGRNSSWHSEGTGGFSSRHMNSSNGNWKSSVRSTNSWNYSGPGDKFQPSRNRNSNCQMEDVTMLWNKKSKSNKYNQERYKWQRQENDKVGAVATYRGPSEGFTSDKFSSEGLLDFNFEHLESQATKQTDTLASKIGGKNSSVAREKLRRWTPYPSQKTLDLQSGVKEVTGNKLETIDNDFSLITTGIQEPQTDERNNSPTLKTQKETHTRSLNHKATSDCTASYEVVREGPIVEKPEQEHTLNKMPLLKSPLLPIPITKSAPQKQDSKNPSKNTKTNSFFPGEHSNPLNKPTVENNKGSYISKLRNSGPRVLKGHKSTFGTHREPDENLSDTLQKAKDVLECNESLQNPLLSASKRTRNYAKASRNVEESEKGSLKIEFQVDALEDESDGEISDAEKDGTKIGTLGSATTEVLSCSTHAADEKRGDDQNLKTSRKPSTSPCNSTVHQKESELQMTSVASPHSDLLLDLKTSLEDAQVDDPVKSHVSYETEGFETTSLDAELQKNDIGQPSGPLLPELSKLGFPASLQRDLTRHISLKSKTGAHLPEPNLNSARRIRNISGHRKSETEKESGLKPTLRQILNASRRNVNWEQVIQQVTKKKQELGKGLPRFGIEMVPLVQNEQEVLDLDGEPDLSSLEGFQWEGVSISSSPGLARKRSLSESSVIMDRAPSVFSFFSEEATGKENEPQQIFSPNNSLRSAQSQKTTMGLKQEMTPLAASLRTGERAENVATRRRHSAQLSSDHTIPLMHLAKDLHSQESSTPLSESHNAQESNGEGNSLSSNASLALAISSLTDAATDSSCTSGAEQNDVQNIRKKRRATGDGSSPELPSLERKNKRRKIKGKKERSQVDQLLHISLREEELSKSLQCMDNNLLQARAALQTAYVEVQRLLMLKQQITMEMSTLRTHRIQILQGLQETYEPSERPDQVPCNLTQEQRNIRSQTSADATLLPTPFFPVFLEASSSHVSPSSTGAPLQGIASTFQAHGSVPAPDSSVQIKQEPMSPEQDENVNAVSQGSACNVSKELLQANREISDSSPVYPVITAALSLSELTERFHEPSQELKFSVEQGNTRNRGNNPSSQSAGLLSINKEGEEPNRGNSGSEACTSSFPRLSFASETPLEKEPHSPADHPEQQAESTLTSAEARGNKKKKKLRKKKTLRAAHVPENSDTEQDIFTAKPVRKVKTGKSTKGGKVTTSTWEDSRTGPEQESVRDEPDSDSSLEVLEIPNPQLEVVAIDSSETGEEKPDSPSKKDIRNSTELNSLETSRSGCDEVSSTSEIGTRYKDGIPVSVAETQTVISSIKGSKNSSEISSEPGDDDEPTEGSFEGHQAAVNAIQIFGNLLYTCSADKTVRVYNLVSRKYIGVFEGHTSKVNCLLVTQTSGKNAALYTGSSDHTIRCYNVKTRECVEQLQLEDRVLCLHSRWRILYAGLANGTVVTFNIKNNKRLEIFECHGPRAVSCLATAQEGARKLLVVGSYDCTISVRDARNGLLLRTLEGHSKTILCMKVVNDLVFSGSSDQSVHAHNIHTGELVRIYKGHNHAVTVVNILGKVMVTACLDKFVRVYELQSHDRLQVYGGHKDMIMCMTIHKSMIYTGCYDGSIQAVRLNLMQNYRCWWHGCSLIFGVIDHLKQHLLTDHTNPNFQTLKCRWKNCDAFFTARKGSKQDAAGHIERHAEDDSKIDS
- the ZNF106 gene encoding zinc finger protein 106 isoform X1, with translation MARERKCILCHIVYSSKKEMDEHMRSMLHHRELENLKGRDSSHECRVCGVTEVGLSAYAKHISGQLHKDNVDAQEREDDGKEEEEEDYFDKELVQLIKQRKEQSRQDEPSNSSQEINSDDRRSQRRREDRIPYQDRESYSQPAWHHRGPPQRDRKWEKDGYNNTRKNSFPHSSRSSGGSRGCSGWHKGVAGGSSTWFHNHSNSGGGWHSNSGMVDWNHNGTGRNSSWHSEGTGGFSSRHMNSSNGNWKSSVRSTNSWNYSGPGDKFQPSRNRNSNCQMEDVTMLWNKKSKSNKYNQERYKWQRQENDKVGAVATYRGPSEGFTSDKFSSEGLLDFNFEHLESQATKQTDTLASKIGGKNSSVAREKLRRWTPYPSQKTLDLQSGVKEVTGNKLETIDNDFSLITTGIQEPQTDERNNSPTLKTQKETHTRSLNHKATSDCTASYEVVREGPIVEKPEQEHTLNKMPLLKSPLLPIPITKSAPQKQDSKNPSKNTKTNSFFPGEHSNPLNKPTVENNKGSYISKLRNSGPRVLKGHKSTFGTHREPDENLSDTLQKAKDVLECNESLQNPLLSASKRTRNYAKASRNVEESEKGSLKIEFQVDALEDESDGEISDAEKDGTKIGTLGSATTEVLSCSTHAADEKRGDDQNLKTSRKPSTSPCNSTVHQKESELQMTSVASPHSDLLLDLKTSLEDAQVDDPVKSHVSYETEGFETTSLDAELQKNDIGQPSGPLLPELSKLGFPASLQRDLTRHISLKSKTGAHLPEPNLNSARRIRNISGHRKSETEKESGLKPTLRQILNASRRNVNWEQVIQQVTKKKQELGKGLPRFGIEMVPLVQNEQEVLDLDGEPDLSSLEGFQWEGVSISSSPGLARKRSLSESSVIMDRAPSVFSFFSEEATGKENEPQQIFSPNNSLRSAQSQKTTMGLKQEMTPLAASLRTGERAENVATRRRHSAQLSSDHTIPLMHLAKDLHSQESSTPLSESHNAQESNGEGNSLSSNASLALAISSLTDAATDSSCTSGAEQNDVQNIRKKRRATGDGSSPELPSLERKNKRRKIKGKKERSQVDQLLHISLREEELSKSLQCMDNNLLQARAALQTAYVEVQRLLMLKQQITMEMSTLRTHRIQILQGLQETYEPSERPDQVPCNLTQEQRNIRSQTSADATLLPTPFFPVFLEASSSHVSPSSTGAPLQGIASTFQAHGSVPAPDSSVQIKQEPMSPEQDENVNAVSQGSACNVSKELLQANREISDSSPVYPVITAALSLSELTERFHEPSQELKFSVEQGNTRNRGNNPSSQSAGLLSINKEGEEPNRGNSGSEACTSSFPRLSFASETPLEKEPHSPADHPEQQAESTLTSAEARGNKKKKKLRKKKTLRAAHVPENSDTEQDIFTAKPVRKVKTGKSTKGGKVTTSTWEDSRTGPEQESVRDEPDSDSSLEVLEIPNPQLEVVAIDSSETGEEKPDSPSKKDIRNSTELNSLETSRSGCDEVSSTSEIGTRYKDGIPVSVAETQTVISSIKGSKNSSEISSEPGDDDEPTEGSFEGHQAAVNAIQIFGNLLYTCSADKTVRVYNLVSRKYIGVFEGHTSKVNCLLVTQTSGKNAALYTGSSDHTIRCYNVKTRECVEQLQLEDRVLCLHSRWRILYAGLANGTVVTFNIKNNKRLEIFECHGPRAVSCLATAQEGARKLLVVGSYDCTISVRDARNGLLLRTLEGHSKTILCMKVVNDLVFSGSSDQSVHAHNIHTGELVRIYKGHNHAVTVVNILGKVMVTACLDKFVRVYELQSHDRLQVYGGHKDMIMCMTIHKSMIYTGCYDGSIQAVRLNLMQNYRCWWHGCSLIFGVIDHLKQHLLTDHTNPNFQTLKCRWKNCDAFFTARKGSKQDAAGHIERHAEDDSKIDS
- the ZNF106 gene encoding zinc finger protein 106 isoform X3, which produces MARERKCILCHIVYSSKKEMDEHMRSMLHHRELENLKGRDSSHECRVCGVTEVGLSAYAKHISGQLHKDNVDAQEREDDGKEEEEEDYFDKELVQLIKQRKEQSRQDEPSNSSQEINSDDRRSQRRREDRIPYQDRESYSQPAWHHRGPPQRDRKWEKDGYNNTRKNSFPHSSRSSGGSRGCSGWHKGVAGGSSTWFHNHSNSGGGWHSNSGMVDWNHNGTGRNSSWHSEGTGGFSSRHMNSSNGNWKSSVRSTNSWNYSGPGDKFQPSRNRNSNCQMEDVTMLWNKKSKSNKYNQERYKWQRQENDKVGAVATYRGPSEGFTSDKFSSEGLLDFNFEHLESQATKQTDTLASKIGGKNSSVAREKLRRWTPYPSQKTLDLQSGVKEVTGNKLETIDNDFSLITTGIQEPQTDERNNSPTLKTQKETHTRSLNHKATSDCTASYEVVREGPIVEKPEQEHTLNKMPLLKSPLLPIPITKSAPQKQDSKNPSKNTKTNSFFPGEHSNPLNKPTVENNKGSYISKLRNSGPRVLKGHKSTFGTHREPDENLSDTLQKAKDVLECNESLQNPLLSASKRTRNYAKASRNVEESEKGSLKIEFQVDALEDESDGEISDAEKDGTKIGTLGSATTEVLSCSTHAADEKRGDDQNLKTSRKPSTSPCNSTVHQKESELQMTSVASPHSDLLLDLKTSLEDAQVDDPVKSHVSYETEGFETTSLDAELQKNDIGQPSGPLLPELSKLGFPASLQRDLTRHISLKSKTGAHLPEPNLNSARRIRNISGHRKSETEKESGLKPTLRQILNASRRNVNWEQVIQQVTKKKQELGKGLPRFGIEMVPLVQNEQEVLDLDGEPDLSSLEGFQWEGVSISSSPGLARKRSLSESSVIMDRAPSVFSFFSEEATGKENEPQQIFSPNNSLRSAQSQKTTMGLKQEMTPLAASLRTGERAENVATRRRHSAQLSSDHTIPLMHLAKDLHSQESSTPLSESHNAQESNGEGNSLSSNASLALAISSLTDAATDSSCTSGAEQNDVQNIRKKRRATGDGSSPELPSLERKNKRRKIKGKKERSQVDQLLHISLREEELSKSLQCMDNNLLQARAALQTAYVEVQRLLMLKQQITMEMSTLRTHRIQILQGLQETYEPSERPDQVPCNLTQEQRNIRSQTSADATLLPTPFFPVFLEASSSHVSPSSTGAPLQGIASTFQAHGSVPAPDSSVQIKQEPMSPEQDENVNAVSQGSACNVSKELLQANKTPLEKEPHSPADHPEQQAESTLTSAEARGNKKKKKLRKKKTLRAAHVPENSDTEQDIFTAKPVRKVKTGKSTKGGKVTTSTWEDSRTGPEQESVRDEPDSDSSLEVLEIPNPQLEVVAIDSSETGEEKPDSPSKKDIRNSTELNSLETSRSGCDEVSSTSEIGTRYKDGIPVSVAETQTVISSIKGSKNSSEISSEPGDDDEPTEGSFEGHQAAVNAIQIFGNLLYTCSADKTVRVYNLVSRKYIGVFEGHTSKVNCLLVTQTSGKNAALYTGSSDHTIRCYNVKTRECVEQLQLEDRVLCLHSRWRILYAGLANGTVVTFNIKNNKRLEIFECHGPRAVSCLATAQEGARKLLVVGSYDCTISVRDARNGLLLRTLEGHSKTILCMKVVNDLVFSGSSDQSVHAHNIHTGELVRIYKGHNHAVTVVNILGKVMVTACLDKFVRVYELQSHDRLQVYGGHKDMIMCMTIHKSMIYTGCYDGSIQAVRLNLMQNYRCWWHGCSLIFGVIDHLKQHLLTDHTNPNFQTLKCRWKNCDAFFTARKGSKQDAAGHIERHAEDDSKIDS